The Pseudomonas orientalis genome contains a region encoding:
- the dgcB gene encoding dimethylglycine demethylation protein DgcB — MLNTLLPILLFAALGLAVLGALRRANMWRRGRASKVDLLGGLLAMPKRYMVDLHHVVARDKYIANTHVATALGFVLSALLAILVHGFGLQNRILGYALLLASTLMFVGAIFMYLRRRNPPARLSKGPWMRLPKSLMAFSVSFFLVTLPVAGILPADFGGWLLAALLGVGVLWGVSEMFFGMTWGGPMKHAFAGALHLAWHRRAERFGGGRSTGLKPLDLSDKTAPLGVEKPRDFTWNQLLGFDACVQCGKCEAACPAFAAGQPLNPKKLIQDMVVGLAGGTDAKFAGSPYPGKPIGEHAGNPHQPIVNGLVDAETLWSCTTCRACVEECPMMIEHVDAIVDMRRHLTLEMGATPNKGAEVLENLIATDNPGGFAPGGRLNWAADLNLPLLSDKGSCDVLFWVGDGAFDMRNQRTLRAFVKVLKAAGVDFAVLGLEERDSGDVARRLGDEATFQLLASRNIQTLARYSFKRIVTCDPHSFHVLKNEYGAFNGNYLVQHHSTFMAELIGDGALNLGQHKGTSVTYHDPCYLGRYNGEYEAPRQVLRALGIEVKEMQRSGFRSRCCGGGGGAPITDIPGKQRIPDMRMDDIRETGAELVAVGCPQCTAMLEGVVEPRPLIKDIAELVADALLEDALPAKAPPKREPAEVH; from the coding sequence ATGTTGAACACCTTGCTGCCTATTCTCTTGTTTGCCGCCCTGGGCCTCGCGGTCCTCGGTGCCTTGCGCCGGGCAAACATGTGGCGCCGTGGCCGCGCCTCCAAGGTCGACCTGCTTGGCGGCCTCTTGGCGATGCCTAAGCGCTACATGGTCGACCTGCACCACGTGGTCGCCCGCGACAAATACATTGCCAATACCCACGTCGCTACGGCGCTGGGGTTTGTGCTGTCGGCGTTGCTGGCAATCCTGGTGCATGGGTTCGGCCTGCAAAACCGTATCCTCGGTTACGCCTTGCTGCTGGCCTCGACCTTGATGTTTGTCGGCGCCATCTTCATGTACCTGCGCCGCCGCAATCCGCCTGCCCGCCTGTCCAAAGGCCCGTGGATGCGCCTGCCGAAAAGCCTGATGGCGTTTTCGGTGAGCTTTTTCCTGGTGACCTTGCCGGTGGCCGGCATTCTGCCCGCTGACTTTGGCGGCTGGCTGCTCGCTGCGCTGCTCGGCGTGGGCGTGCTGTGGGGCGTGTCCGAAATGTTCTTCGGCATGACCTGGGGCGGGCCGATGAAACATGCTTTCGCCGGCGCCCTGCACCTGGCCTGGCACCGCCGCGCCGAACGCTTTGGTGGCGGCCGTTCCACCGGTTTGAAACCGCTGGATCTGAGCGACAAGACCGCGCCATTGGGCGTGGAAAAACCCAGGGATTTTACCTGGAACCAATTGCTCGGCTTCGACGCTTGCGTGCAGTGCGGCAAGTGCGAAGCGGCGTGCCCGGCGTTCGCGGCCGGCCAGCCGTTGAATCCGAAAAAACTCATCCAGGACATGGTGGTCGGCCTGGCCGGTGGCACCGATGCCAAATTCGCCGGCAGCCCTTACCCAGGCAAACCGATTGGTGAACACGCCGGCAACCCGCACCAGCCGATCGTCAACGGCCTGGTGGACGCCGAGACCCTGTGGTCGTGCACCACCTGCCGCGCCTGTGTGGAAGAGTGCCCGATGATGATCGAGCACGTCGACGCCATCGTCGACATGCGTCGCCACCTCACCCTGGAAATGGGCGCCACGCCGAACAAGGGCGCCGAAGTCCTGGAAAACCTGATCGCCACCGACAACCCCGGCGGCTTCGCCCCCGGCGGTCGCCTGAACTGGGCGGCGGACCTGAACCTGCCGCTGCTCAGCGACAAGGGCAGCTGCGACGTGCTGTTCTGGGTCGGTGACGGTGCCTTCGACATGCGTAACCAGCGCACCCTGCGCGCGTTCGTCAAGGTGCTCAAGGCGGCCGGTGTGGACTTCGCGGTACTCGGTCTTGAAGAGCGCGACAGTGGCGACGTGGCGCGGCGCCTGGGCGACGAAGCGACGTTCCAACTGCTCGCCTCGCGCAATATCCAGACCCTGGCCAGGTACAGTTTCAAACGCATCGTCACCTGCGACCCGCACAGTTTCCACGTGCTGAAAAACGAGTACGGCGCCTTCAACGGCAACTACCTCGTGCAGCACCACAGCACCTTCATGGCCGAGTTGATCGGCGACGGCGCGCTGAACCTGGGCCAGCACAAAGGCACCAGCGTGACCTACCACGACCCGTGCTACCTGGGCCGCTACAACGGCGAATACGAGGCGCCGCGCCAAGTGCTGCGCGCGCTGGGTATCGAGGTCAAGGAGATGCAACGTTCGGGCTTCCGTTCGCGCTGCTGCGGCGGCGGCGGCGGAGCACCGATCACGGACATTCCCGGCAAGCAGCGTATCCCGGATATGCGCATGGACGACATCCGCGAAACCGGCGCCGAGCTGGTGGCCGTGGGTTGCCCGCAGTGCACCGCAATGCTCGAAGGCGTGGTCGAACCGCGCCCGCTGATCAAGGACATCGCCGAACTGGTGGCCGACGCGTTGCTTGAAGACGCCCTGCCGGCCAAGGCACCCCCCAAACGTGAACCTGCGGAGGTGCACTGA
- the dgcA gene encoding dimethylglycine demethylation protein DgcA → MAFEAMFAPIQIGKLTIRNRVLSTAHAEVYATDGGMTTDRYVKYYEEKAKGGIGLAICGGSSVVAIDSPQEWWSSVNLSTDRIIPHFQNLADAMHKHGAKIMIQITHMGRRSRWDGFNWPTLMSPSGVREPVHRATCKTIEPEEIWRVIGNYAQAARRAKAGGLDGVELSAVHQHMIDQFWSPRVNKRTDEWGGSFEGRMKFGLEVLKAVRAEVGDDFCVGIRLCGDEFHPDGLSHEDMKQIAKYYDDTGMLDFIGVVGSGCDTHNTLANVIPNMSYPPEPFLHLAAGIKEVVKVPVLHAQNIKDPNQATRILEGGYVDMVGMTRAHIADPHLIAKIKMGQIDQIKQCVGANYCIDRQYQGLDVLCIQNAATSREYMGVPHIIEKSTGPKRKVVVVGAGPAGMEAARVAAERGHDVTLLEKKEFIGGQITTASKAPQRDQIAGITRWYQLELARLKVDLRLGVAADADTILDLRPDVVVLAVGGHPFIEQNEHWGAAEGLVVSSWDVLDGKVAPGKNVLVYDTICEFTGMSVADFLADKGCQVEIVTDDIKPGVAIGGTSFPTYYRSMYPKEVIMTGDMMLEKVYREGDKLVAVLENEYTGAQEERVVDQVVIENGVRPDEEIYYALKPGSRNKGQMDVEALFAIKPQPCLSETGEGYLLFRIGDCVAQRNTHAAIYDALRLCKDF, encoded by the coding sequence ATGGCTTTCGAAGCAATGTTTGCGCCGATCCAGATCGGCAAACTGACCATCCGCAACCGCGTGCTCAGTACCGCCCACGCCGAGGTGTATGCCACCGACGGCGGCATGACCACCGACCGCTATGTGAAGTATTACGAAGAGAAAGCCAAGGGCGGTATCGGCCTGGCGATCTGCGGCGGCTCGTCGGTGGTGGCCATCGACAGCCCCCAGGAATGGTGGAGTTCGGTGAACCTGTCCACCGACCGTATCATCCCGCACTTCCAGAACCTGGCCGACGCCATGCACAAGCATGGCGCCAAGATCATGATCCAGATTACCCACATGGGCCGTCGTTCGCGTTGGGACGGCTTCAACTGGCCGACCCTGATGTCGCCGTCCGGCGTGCGTGAGCCGGTGCACCGCGCCACCTGCAAGACCATCGAGCCGGAAGAGATCTGGCGCGTGATCGGCAACTACGCCCAGGCTGCGCGCCGGGCCAAGGCCGGTGGCCTGGACGGGGTGGAACTGTCCGCCGTGCACCAGCACATGATTGACCAGTTCTGGAGCCCGCGGGTCAACAAGCGCACCGACGAATGGGGCGGCAGCTTCGAAGGCCGCATGAAGTTCGGCCTGGAAGTGCTCAAGGCCGTACGTGCCGAAGTGGGTGACGACTTCTGCGTGGGCATACGCCTGTGCGGTGACGAGTTCCACCCGGACGGCTTGTCCCACGAAGACATGAAGCAGATCGCCAAGTATTACGACGACACCGGCATGCTCGACTTCATCGGCGTGGTGGGCTCGGGGTGCGATACGCACAACACCCTGGCCAACGTGATCCCGAACATGAGTTACCCGCCGGAGCCGTTCCTGCACCTGGCGGCGGGCATCAAGGAAGTGGTCAAGGTCCCGGTGCTGCACGCGCAGAACATCAAGGACCCGAACCAGGCCACGCGCATCCTCGAAGGCGGCTATGTGGACATGGTCGGCATGACCCGTGCGCACATCGCCGACCCGCACCTGATCGCCAAGATCAAGATGGGCCAGATCGACCAGATCAAACAGTGCGTCGGCGCCAACTATTGCATCGACCGCCAGTACCAGGGCCTGGACGTGCTGTGCATCCAGAACGCCGCGACCTCCCGTGAATACATGGGCGTGCCGCATATCATCGAGAAGTCCACCGGGCCCAAGCGCAAGGTGGTCGTGGTGGGCGCAGGTCCTGCCGGTATGGAGGCTGCACGCGTTGCCGCCGAACGTGGCCACGACGTAACCCTGCTGGAGAAGAAAGAGTTTATCGGCGGGCAGATCACCACGGCATCGAAAGCGCCGCAGCGTGACCAGATTGCCGGTATCACGCGCTGGTATCAGTTGGAGCTGGCACGCTTGAAAGTCGACCTGCGCCTGGGCGTGGCGGCGGATGCCGACACCATCCTCGACCTGCGTCCGGACGTGGTGGTGCTGGCCGTCGGTGGGCATCCGTTCATCGAGCAGAACGAACACTGGGGCGCTGCCGAAGGGTTGGTGGTGAGCAGCTGGGATGTGCTCGACGGCAAAGTCGCACCCGGCAAGAACGTCCTGGTGTACGACACCATCTGCGAATTCACCGGCATGTCGGTGGCGGATTTCCTTGCGGACAAAGGCTGCCAGGTCGAGATCGTCACCGACGATATCAAGCCGGGCGTGGCCATCGGCGGTACGTCGTTCCCGACTTACTACCGCAGCATGTACCCCAAGGAAGTGATCATGACCGGCGACATGATGCTGGAAAAGGTCTACCGCGAAGGCGACAAACTGGTGGCGGTGCTGGAGAACGAATACACCGGGGCCCAGGAGGAGCGGGTGGTGGACCAGGTGGTGATCGAAAACGGCGTGCGCCCGGACGAGGAAATTTACTACGCCCTCAAGCCAGGCTCGCGCAACAAGGGCCAGATGGACGTCGAAGCCCTGTTCGCGATCAAGCCGCAGCCGTGCCTGAGCGAGACGGGTGAGGGGTACTTGCTGTTCCGCATCGGTGACTGTGTGGCCCAGCGTAATACCCACGCTGCGATCTACGACGCCCTGCGCCTGTGCAAAGACTTTTGA
- a CDS encoding DUF5943 domain-containing protein, with translation MAKIAPQLPIEVDSETGVWTSDALPMLYVPRHFFVNNHMGIEEVLGADAYAEILYKAGYKSAWHWCEKEAECHGLEGVAVFEHYMKRLSQRGWGLFKIQDIDLDKGTASVKLEHSAFVYVYGKVGRKVDYMFTGWFAGAMDQILQARGSKIRTVAEQVYGGSEEGHDDGLFTVKPL, from the coding sequence ATGGCCAAGATCGCCCCGCAATTGCCTATCGAAGTCGACAGCGAAACCGGTGTCTGGACCTCCGACGCCCTGCCCATGCTGTACGTGCCGCGCCATTTCTTCGTCAACAACCATATGGGTATCGAAGAAGTGCTGGGCGCCGACGCCTACGCCGAAATCCTCTACAAGGCCGGCTACAAATCCGCCTGGCACTGGTGTGAAAAAGAAGCCGAATGCCACGGCCTGGAAGGCGTCGCGGTGTTCGAGCATTACATGAAGCGCCTGTCGCAACGCGGCTGGGGCCTGTTCAAGATCCAGGACATCGACCTGGACAAAGGCACCGCCAGCGTCAAGCTTGAGCACTCGGCGTTCGTCTACGTGTACGGCAAGGTCGGGCGCAAAGTGGACTACATGTTCACCGGCTGGTTTGCCGGCGCCATGGACCAGATCCTGCAAGCGCGCGGCAGCAAAATCCGCACTGTGGCCGAACAAGTCTACGGAGGCTCCGAAGAGGGCCACGATGATGGCCTGTTCACCGTAAAACCGTTGTAA
- a CDS encoding dipeptidase, producing MSPAELHADSIVIDGLIIAKWNRDLFEDMRKGGLTAANCTVSVWEGFQATINNIVASQTLIRENSDLVIPVKTTADIRKAKEQGKTGIIFGFQNAHAFEDQLGYVEIFKQLGVGVVQMCYNTQNLVGTGCYERDGGLSGFGREIVGEMNRVGIMCDLSHVGSKTSEEVILESKKPVCYSHCLPSGLKEHPRNKSDEELKFIADHGGFVGVTMFAPFLAKGIDSTIDDYAEAIEYTMNIVGEDAIGIGTDFTQGHGQDFFEMLTHDKGYARRLTSFGKIINPLGIRTVGEFPNLTETLLKRGHPERVVRKIMGENWVNVLKDVWGE from the coding sequence ATGAGCCCAGCCGAGTTGCACGCCGACAGCATCGTTATCGACGGTCTGATTATTGCCAAGTGGAACCGCGACCTGTTCGAAGACATGCGCAAAGGTGGCCTGACCGCCGCCAACTGCACGGTGTCGGTGTGGGAAGGCTTCCAGGCCACGATCAATAACATTGTTGCCAGCCAGACCCTGATCCGCGAGAACAGCGACCTGGTGATCCCGGTGAAAACCACCGCCGATATCCGCAAGGCCAAGGAGCAGGGCAAGACCGGCATCATCTTCGGCTTCCAGAATGCCCACGCGTTTGAAGACCAGCTCGGCTACGTCGAGATCTTCAAGCAGCTCGGCGTCGGGGTGGTGCAGATGTGCTACAACACCCAGAACCTGGTGGGCACCGGCTGCTACGAGCGTGACGGCGGCCTGTCGGGTTTCGGGCGTGAGATTGTCGGCGAGATGAACCGCGTGGGCATCATGTGCGACCTGTCCCACGTCGGTTCCAAGACCAGCGAAGAGGTCATCCTCGAATCGAAAAAGCCGGTGTGCTACTCCCACTGCCTGCCGTCCGGGCTTAAAGAGCACCCGCGCAACAAGTCCGATGAAGAACTCAAGTTCATCGCCGACCACGGTGGTTTTGTCGGCGTGACCATGTTCGCGCCGTTCCTGGCCAAGGGCATCGACTCGACCATCGACGACTACGCCGAAGCCATCGAATACACCATGAACATCGTCGGCGAAGACGCCATCGGTATCGGCACCGACTTCACCCAGGGCCATGGCCAGGATTTCTTTGAAATGCTGACCCATGACAAGGGCTATGCCCGTCGCCTGACCAGCTTCGGCAAGATCATCAACCCGCTGGGCATCCGCACCGTGGGCGAGTTCCCCAACCTGACCGAGACCCTGCTCAAGCGCGGCCACCCCGAACGCGTGGTACGCAAGATCATGGGCGAGAACTGGGTCAACGTCTTGAAGGACGTCTGGGGCGAATAA
- a CDS encoding lysozyme inhibitor LprI family protein, with protein MKSIFLALALIATGVHAAEDTDSTPCDGIENDQQTLECATYNKTTAEQLLKDNYQGLLERMGSTYGSDKTKLADITARLKDAQQKWEKLRDADCAVDTFPAVTGTKAYAIAHNDCLARMSDERSEFLESIGQE; from the coding sequence ATGAAATCGATTTTCCTGGCTTTGGCACTCATCGCAACCGGCGTCCACGCGGCCGAAGACACCGATAGCACGCCGTGCGACGGCATCGAAAACGACCAGCAAACCCTGGAATGCGCCACCTACAACAAAACCACCGCCGAGCAGTTGCTCAAGGACAACTATCAGGGCCTGCTCGAACGCATGGGTTCGACCTATGGCAGCGACAAGACCAAACTGGCGGACATTACCGCCCGTCTGAAGGACGCCCAGCAAAAATGGGAAAAACTGCGCGACGCCGATTGCGCGGTGGACACTTTCCCGGCGGTCACCGGGACCAAGGCCTATGCGATTGCGCACAACGATTGCCTGGCGCGGATGAGTGACGAGCGGTCGGAGTTTTTGGAGTCGATTGGGCAGGAATAA
- a CDS encoding DUF3010 family protein: protein MTLCGIEIKGSEAIIALASLDNQALTHVALATKKIALEDDDEAANVKAFAAQVKAFVQANAITRIAIKKRSKKGEFAGGPTTFKIEGVFQLLDGVEVTLLSPQTINAQNKKHSFELPATLNKYQHEAYKAACSALLKK from the coding sequence ATGACCCTCTGCGGCATCGAAATCAAAGGCAGCGAAGCCATCATCGCCCTCGCTTCACTGGACAACCAGGCGCTGACCCACGTCGCCCTGGCCACCAAGAAAATCGCCCTTGAAGACGATGATGAGGCCGCCAACGTCAAAGCCTTCGCCGCGCAGGTGAAGGCATTCGTGCAGGCAAACGCCATCACCCGTATCGCGATCAAGAAACGCAGCAAGAAAGGCGAATTCGCCGGTGGCCCGACGACATTCAAGATTGAAGGGGTGTTTCAGTTGCTGGACGGGGTTGAAGTGACGCTGCTGTCACCGCAGACGATCAATGCGCAGAACAAGAAGCACAGCTTTGAATTGCCGGCGACGCTGAACAAGTATCAGCATGAGGCCTACAAGGCGGCGTGTTCGGCGCTGCTGAAAAAATAA
- a CDS encoding GlxA family transcriptional regulator: MSQDFYFLLMPGFSAIGFISALEPLRVANRFRGELYRWHVLSADGGAVLASNGMSVNADAALEPLKKGATLLVVAGFEPLQFATPALAHWLRRLDHDGATLGAIDTGACVLAEAGLLDGHRLTLHWEAIDAFKEAYPHLSVTQELFEIDRRRITCAGGTASIDLMLDLIAQAHGPDLAIQVSEQFVLGRIRPRKDHQRMQIATRYGIHNKKLVQVIGEMEQHTEPPLSTLALAEAIKVTRRQLERLFRLHLNDTPSNFYLGLRLEKARKLLRQSGMSVLEVSIACGFESPSYFTRSYRARFAKCPREDRRREVV; this comes from the coding sequence ATGTCCCAGGATTTTTATTTTTTGCTGATGCCGGGGTTCTCGGCCATCGGCTTTATCTCCGCCCTTGAGCCGCTGCGCGTGGCCAATCGCTTTCGTGGCGAGTTGTACCGCTGGCATGTATTGAGCGCCGACGGCGGGGCGGTGCTGGCGAGCAACGGCATGTCGGTCAACGCCGATGCCGCGCTGGAGCCGCTTAAAAAAGGCGCGACCTTATTGGTGGTGGCCGGCTTTGAACCCTTGCAGTTCGCTACGCCTGCCCTGGCGCACTGGTTGCGTCGCCTCGACCACGACGGTGCAACCCTCGGCGCCATCGACACAGGTGCCTGCGTGCTGGCCGAGGCGGGCCTGCTCGACGGCCACCGGCTGACCCTGCACTGGGAAGCGATCGACGCCTTCAAGGAGGCCTATCCGCACCTCAGCGTGACCCAGGAACTGTTCGAGATCGACCGCCGCCGCATCACCTGCGCCGGTGGCACCGCGTCCATCGACCTGATGCTCGACCTGATCGCCCAGGCCCACGGCCCGGACCTGGCAATCCAGGTCTCCGAACAATTCGTGCTCGGCCGCATCCGCCCGCGCAAGGACCACCAGCGCATGCAAATCGCCACCCGCTACGGCATCCATAACAAGAAATTGGTGCAGGTGATCGGCGAAATGGAGCAACACACCGAACCGCCCCTGAGCACCCTGGCCCTGGCCGAGGCGATCAAGGTCACCCGGCGTCAACTGGAGCGGCTGTTTCGCCTGCACCTGAACGACACGCCCAGCAACTTCTACCTGGGCCTGCGCCTGGAAAAAGCCCGGAAACTGCTGCGCCAGAGCGGCATGAGTGTGCTGGAGGTGAGTATTGCGTGCGGGTTTGAGTCGCCGTCTTATTTCACTCGCAGCTATCGCGCAAGGTTTGCGAAATGTCCGAGGGAGGATCGGCGACGGGAGGTGGTTTGA
- a CDS encoding choline ABC transporter substrate-binding protein, translating to MNRLISRSVLALSVSAILSTHVMAADAASCQNVRLGVVNWTDVIATSAMAQVLLDGLGYKTKQTSASQQIIFAGIRDQRLDLFLGYWNPLMTQTITPFVDAGQVKVLDKPSLEDARATLAVPTYLADKGLKTFADIAKFEKELGGKIYGIEPGSGANTQIKAMIAKNQFGLGKFQLVESSEAAMLSAVDRAVRRKQAVVFFGWAPHPMNVNVAMTYLTGSDDALGPNEGMATVWTVTAPAYAEQCPNVHKLLTNLTFTAADESRMMQPLLDHKDPIESARQWLKDHPQDQARWLQGVTTFDGKPAAANLKLTSK from the coding sequence ATGAACCGACTGATCAGCCGCAGCGTGCTTGCACTCAGCGTCAGCGCTATTTTGAGCACCCACGTCATGGCAGCGGATGCCGCTTCATGCCAGAACGTACGCCTGGGCGTGGTGAACTGGACCGACGTGATTGCCACCAGTGCCATGGCCCAGGTGTTGCTCGACGGCCTCGGCTATAAAACCAAACAGACCAGCGCCTCCCAGCAAATCATCTTTGCCGGCATCCGCGACCAGCGCCTGGACCTGTTCCTGGGCTACTGGAACCCGCTGATGACCCAGACCATCACGCCATTCGTCGACGCAGGGCAAGTCAAGGTGCTCGACAAACCGAGCCTGGAAGACGCCCGCGCCACCCTCGCCGTCCCCACTTACCTGGCGGACAAGGGCCTGAAGACCTTTGCCGATATCGCCAAGTTCGAGAAAGAGCTGGGCGGCAAGATCTATGGCATCGAGCCGGGTTCGGGCGCCAATACTCAGATCAAGGCGATGATCGCCAAGAACCAGTTCGGCCTGGGCAAGTTCCAGCTGGTTGAATCCAGTGAAGCAGCCATGCTCTCTGCCGTCGACCGTGCAGTACGCCGCAAGCAAGCCGTGGTGTTCTTCGGCTGGGCGCCGCACCCGATGAACGTCAACGTCGCCATGACCTACCTCACCGGCAGCGACGACGCCCTGGGCCCGAACGAAGGCATGGCCACCGTGTGGACAGTCACTGCGCCGGCCTATGCCGAGCAATGCCCCAACGTGCATAAGCTGCTGACCAACCTGACCTTCACCGCCGCCGACGAGAGCCGGATGATGCAGCCCCTGCTGGATCACAAGGACCCTATCGAGTCGGCCCGGCAGTGGCTCAAGGATCACCCGCAAGACCAGGCGCGCTGGCTGCAAGGCGTGACCACGTTCGATGGCAAACCCGCTGCCGCCAACCTGAAACTGACCAGCAAATAA
- a CDS encoding 3-keto-5-aminohexanoate cleavage protein, with translation MNHDVIITCALTGAGDTSARSPHVPVTPKQIAAAAVEAARAGATVVHCHVRDPHTGKFSRDVALYREVMERIREADIDIIVNLTAGMGGDLEIGGGENPMDFGPNTDLVGPLTRLAHVEELLPEICTLDCGTLNFGDGDTIYVSTPAQLRAGAKRIQALGVKAELEIFDTGHLWFAKQMIKEGLLDNPLFQLCLGIPWGAPADTTTMKAMVDNLPADAVWAGFGIGRMQMPMAAQAVLLGGNVRVGLEDNLWLDKGVLATNGQLVERASEILSRLGARVMTPAEGRVKMGLTKRG, from the coding sequence ATGAACCACGACGTCATCATCACCTGCGCACTCACCGGTGCTGGCGACACCAGCGCCAGAAGCCCGCACGTACCGGTCACCCCCAAACAGATCGCGGCCGCCGCCGTGGAAGCCGCCAGGGCCGGCGCCACCGTGGTGCACTGCCATGTGCGTGACCCGCACACCGGCAAGTTCAGCCGCGACGTGGCGCTGTACCGCGAAGTGATGGAGCGCATCCGTGAAGCCGACATCGACATCATCGTCAACCTCACTGCCGGCATGGGCGGCGACCTGGAGATCGGTGGCGGCGAGAACCCGATGGACTTCGGCCCCAACACCGACCTGGTCGGCCCGCTGACGCGCCTGGCACATGTGGAGGAACTGCTGCCGGAAATCTGCACCCTGGACTGCGGCACCCTGAACTTCGGCGATGGCGACACCATTTACGTGTCCACCCCGGCACAACTGCGGGCGGGCGCCAAGCGTATTCAAGCGCTGGGCGTGAAGGCCGAGCTGGAAATCTTCGACACCGGCCACCTGTGGTTCGCCAAGCAGATGATCAAGGAAGGCCTGCTCGACAACCCACTGTTTCAACTGTGCCTGGGCATCCCGTGGGGCGCCCCGGCCGACACCACCACCATGAAAGCCATGGTCGACAACCTGCCCGCCGACGCGGTGTGGGCCGGCTTCGGCATTGGCCGCATGCAGATGCCGATGGCAGCGCAAGCGGTGCTGCTGGGCGGCAACGTGCGGGTCGGCCTGGAAGACAACCTGTGGCTGGACAAGGGCGTGCTCGCCACCAATGGCCAACTGGTGGAGCGCGCCAGTGAAATCCTCAGCCGCCTGGGGGCGCGGGTCATGACTCCGGCGGAAGGCCGCGTGAAGATGGGCCTGACCAAGCGCGGATAA
- a CDS encoding L-carnitine dehydrogenase translates to MRFITEIKTFAALGSGVIGSGWVARALAHGLDVVAWDPAPGAEAALRKRVANAWGALEKQGLAPGASQDRLRFVSTIEACVKDADFIQESAPERLELKLQLHRQISAAAKPDALIGSSTSGLLPSEFYEDSTHPERCVVGHPFNPVYLLPLVEVVGGKRTAPEAIQAAIKVYESLGMRPLHVRKEVPGFIADRLLEALWREALHLVNDGVATTGEIDDAIRFGAGLRWSFMGTFLTYTLAGGDAGMRHFMAQFGPALQLPWTYLPAPELTDTLIDDVVAGTSDQLGSHSISALERYRDDCLLAVLEAVKVTKAKHGMTFAE, encoded by the coding sequence ATGCGCTTTATCACAGAAATCAAAACCTTCGCCGCCCTGGGCAGCGGTGTTATCGGCAGCGGCTGGGTAGCCCGCGCCCTCGCCCACGGCCTGGATGTCGTGGCCTGGGACCCGGCGCCCGGTGCCGAGGCGGCGCTGCGCAAACGTGTCGCCAATGCCTGGGGCGCGTTGGAGAAACAAGGCTTGGCCCCGGGCGCTTCCCAGGATCGCCTGCGCTTTGTCAGCACCATCGAAGCGTGCGTCAAAGACGCCGACTTCATCCAGGAAAGCGCCCCGGAACGCTTGGAGCTGAAGTTGCAATTACACCGCCAGATCAGCGCGGCAGCCAAGCCGGATGCGTTGATCGGCTCGAGCACGTCAGGGCTGTTGCCGAGCGAATTCTATGAGGATTCGACCCACCCCGAACGCTGCGTGGTCGGCCACCCCTTCAACCCGGTGTACCTGTTGCCCCTGGTGGAAGTGGTGGGCGGCAAACGCACCGCGCCGGAGGCGATCCAGGCCGCCATCAAGGTGTATGAATCCCTCGGCATGCGCCCCCTGCACGTGCGCAAGGAAGTGCCTGGGTTTATTGCCGACCGGCTCCTGGAAGCGCTGTGGCGCGAGGCGCTGCACCTGGTCAACGATGGCGTGGCGACCACCGGTGAAATCGACGATGCGATTCGTTTTGGCGCCGGCCTGCGCTGGTCGTTCATGGGCACCTTCCTCACCTACACGCTGGCGGGCGGCGACGCGGGCATGCGCCACTTCATGGCGCAGTTCGGTCCGGCATTGCAGTTGCCGTGGACGTATCTGCCCGCGCCCGAATTGACCGACACGTTGATTGACGATGTGGTTGCCGGCACCAGCGACCAACTGGGCAGCCACAGCATTTCGGCGCTGGAGCGCTATCGTGATGATTGCCTGCTGGCGGTGCTGGAGGCCGTCAAGGTTACTAAAGCCAAACACGGCATGACCTTCGCTGAATAA
- a CDS encoding thioesterase family protein yields the protein MSALKTYTTRIQPAWVDYNGHLRDAFYLLIFSYATDALMDTLGLDSDNREASGHSLFTLELHLNYLHEVKLGAEVEVRTQLIAFDAKRLHLYHSLHLLGDEKELAGNEQMLLHVDLAGPHATPFTEATLHKLTAISAAQAELPRPALLGRVIGLPAKKAPNQP from the coding sequence ATGTCCGCATTAAAAACCTACACAACTAGAATTCAGCCCGCCTGGGTGGACTACAACGGCCACCTGCGCGATGCGTTCTACCTGCTGATCTTCAGCTACGCCACCGACGCGTTGATGGACACCCTGGGCCTGGACAGCGATAACCGCGAAGCCAGCGGCCACTCGCTGTTCACCCTGGAACTGCATTTGAACTACCTGCACGAAGTCAAGTTGGGGGCCGAGGTCGAGGTGCGCACCCAACTGATCGCCTTTGATGCCAAGCGCCTGCACCTCTATCACAGCCTGCATCTGCTGGGTGATGAAAAGGAGCTGGCCGGCAACGAACAGATGCTGCTGCATGTCGACCTGGCCGGCCCGCACGCAACGCCGTTCACTGAGGCCACGCTGCACAAGCTCACCGCAATCAGCGCTGCACAGGCCGAGCTGCCACGGCCCGCCCTGCTCGGCCGGGTCATCGGTTTGCCGGCAAAAAAAGCCCCGAACCAGCCGTGA